CTAGGAATAAAAAACAGGGTTCCTGGGTCAAGGGAGCTGTTGAGGGTCTAGGACTGAGAGAAGCTGTTCTGGGGGTTGTTGAGGACTGTGGGAGACTGACTCTGTCTGGCTGGGGCCTCTCTGGAGACCCATCCCCATACCCCAAAGGCCTCCCCTGTTGCTCCTTTGTAGCTCCCGCGGCCACCCCTTCTCTGGGCCGGGTCATGCGCTGCCCCAAGTGTCTTCTCTGCCTGTCAGCACTGCTCACACTCCTGGGCCTCAAAGTGTACATCGAGTGGACATCTGAGTCCCGGCTCAGCAAGGCCTACCCCAGCCCTCGGGGCACCCCACCAGGCCCCACGCCAGCTAACCCTGAGCCCACCCTGCCTGCCAATCTCTCCGCCCGCCTGGGCCAGACTGGCCCACTGCCCTCCGCTTACTGGAACCAGCAGCAGTGGCGGCTGGGGTCCCTGCCCAGTGGGGACGGCACTGAGGCGGGGGGCTGCCAGGCTTGGGGGGCTGCCGCTGCCGCCGAGATCCCCGACTTCGCCTCCTACCCCAAGGACCTCCGCCGCTTCCTGCTGTCAGCAGCCTGCCGGAGCTTCCCACAGTGGCTGCCTGGAGGTGGTGGCGGCCAAGTGTCCAGCTGCTCGGATGCCAATGTCCCCTACCTGCTGTTGGCCGTGAAGTCAGAGCCAGGGCGCTTTGCAGAACGACAGGCTGTGAGGGAGACGTGGGGCAGTCCAGCTCCTGGGATCCGGCTTCTCTTCCTGCTGGGGTCTCCGGTGGGTGAGGCGGGGCCTGACCTGGACTCACTGGTGGCCTGGGAGAGCCGTCGCTACAGTGACCTGCTGATCTGGGACTTCCTCGACGTCCCATTCAACCAGACACTCAAAGATCTGCTGCTGCTGGCGTGGCTGGGCCGCCACTGCCCCGCGGTGAGTTTCGTCCTGCAAGCTCAGGATGATGTCTTCGTGCACACCCCTGCCCTGCTGGCTCACCTTCGGGCCCTGCCACCCGCCTCGGCACAAAGCCTCTATCTGGGTGAGGTCTTTACCCAGGCCATGCCCCTCCGGAAGCCGGGAGGACTCTTCTACGTGCCCGGGTCCTTCTTTGAAGGTGGCTACCCAGCCTATGCAAGCGGAGGTGGCTATGTCATTGCCGGGCGCCTGGCACCCTGGCTGCTGCGGGCAGCAGCCCGTGTGGCACCCTTCCCCTTTGAGGACGTCTACACTGGCCTTTGCATCCGTGCCCTGGGCCTGGTGCCCCAGGCCCACCCAGGCTTCCtcacagcctggccagcagaccGCACGGCGGACCACTGTGCTTTCCGCAGCCTGCTGCTGGTCCGGCCCCTGGGCCCCCAGGCCAGCATTCGGCTCTGGAAACAACTGCAAGCCCCGCAGCTCCAGTGCTAACTCTGAGTTAGCACTGGGGAGGGTAGGGTACCGACCTGCTTGCTCTGCCCCTCCTTTCAAGTCTTGCTGAGAGGGAGAAGGGCCTAGAATCTGGACAATTTCAGCCACTTCTGGGCCTCCCCTGCCAGGGGCCTGGGCAGGAAAGATGGGGCGGCAAACCGTTTGtgcctactttttgtttttgaaaaatatgcacTCCCCACTCTGAGGCCTGGGGTTGTTTTTGCATCTCTGGGGCCCTGGAGTGGTGGGGAGCAGAGCTTGGCCACACCCTGACCTTTACCCTTGCAGGGCTGGGCTCCCTGTCACGCTGCTGGACAGCAGGCTTGCCCCATCCtgtgagagggcaggagaccatcTCTGGAGGACCCCCCTGCCCCCATCCTGTCTGCTGGAGCTAACCTTCCAGCTTGCACAAACTTCCTGGGGAAGTAGATATCTCAAGGGCCTTCACCTTATTTATCTAAGGTGGAGAAGCTGGGGGTGGCCCCAAATCACCCCCAAACTCCAGAAAACAGAGACCAGAGGTAGTAGAGAGCCAGACCCAGAGATACGCTTTATTCATAACCTCTGCTGGCTACTCGCACCTGCATAAGTTCCACAGGCTGGCCTGCCATGTCCACCCCATGCCCAGAGGGGCTTCTAGTCCAGGACACGCCGTCACCCAGCCCCTGGGAGAAGGCACTGCAACGGGTGAAGAGGGGGTTGACGGAGCCTCAGCAACTGCTGCAGATACTGTCCCCCAACAATGTAACAGCCTAGAGGCGCAGGGGTGGGGAGCAGCAGCCGCCCAGGCCCCTGAGTATTACAGAGGGAGCTGGCTGGGGAAAGGGGTGATGTCCTGCCAGGTCCCCCTGCTCCCCTTAGAGTGGGGAGCTCTGGGCATAGCTGGAGGCGGGTGGGTTTGGGTTGAACAGGCCTCACTTATCGAAGTGCTCCAGTGGGTAGTGTTCCCCGTAGGTCTGCAGGTGGCGGGCCAGGGACTCCTGCTGCTTGCGGAGGCGGCTGGGCATCTCCTGATACACGTCTGAGAAGAGCAGGTTGGGGTTGGGCTTGGGCTTCCGCTCAGCCTGCTCAAAGGCCTCCATCACCTGTGGAGACATGGGGCGGTGGGCAAGTGGCCGGCCTCCCACACAGGGCCCTGCCTTCTCCTGCAGGGCGTTGGCAAGGAGTTAACTGCTTCCAGCCTTTGTGTTCCCACCTGGACAGAGGCCATGATCATTCTAGCAGAGGTGTAAAACACTCCCAAATTCCAGCAGGGATCAGTGTGGATTCATTTAAGGCTTGCAGCAGCCCTAAGAGATAGACAGCTgagcaatgaggaaactgaggcacaagaaaggCAGGGACTTGCCCACCATTATACAGTTAGGGACAGAGCCAGGATGTGCGGTGCTGCCCTCACCAGTGGGCTGCACAACCCCGGCTCCTAATGACCAGGCCAGGGAGGGCGGCACACTTGACTCTGGGCAGGGCACGCAGACTGCACATGGGTCACCACCTACTCctcaaaaca
This genomic interval from Saimiri boliviensis isolate mSaiBol1 chromosome 14, mSaiBol1.pri, whole genome shotgun sequence contains the following:
- the B3GNT8 gene encoding UDP-GlcNAc:betaGal beta-1,3-N-acetylglucosaminyltransferase 8 translates to MRCPKCLLCLSALLTLLGLKVYIEWTSESRLSKAYPSPRGTPPGPTPANPEPTLPANLSARLGQTGPLPSAYWNQQQWRLGSLPSGDGTEAGGCQAWGAAAAAEIPDFASYPKDLRRFLLSAACRSFPQWLPGGGGGQVSSCSDANVPYLLLAVKSEPGRFAERQAVRETWGSPAPGIRLLFLLGSPVGEAGPDLDSLVAWESRRYSDLLIWDFLDVPFNQTLKDLLLLAWLGRHCPAVSFVLQAQDDVFVHTPALLAHLRALPPASAQSLYLGEVFTQAMPLRKPGGLFYVPGSFFEGGYPAYASGGGYVIAGRLAPWLLRAAARVAPFPFEDVYTGLCIRALGLVPQAHPGFLTAWPADRTADHCAFRSLLLVRPLGPQASIRLWKQLQAPQLQC